In the Engraulis encrasicolus isolate BLACKSEA-1 chromosome 9, IST_EnEncr_1.0, whole genome shotgun sequence genome, one interval contains:
- the cebp1 gene encoding CCAAT/enhancer binding protein (C/EBP) 1 isoform X2, giving the protein MMMFQKQVHPSGPQCSVIQGGYTSPTSLSYSVLSHAGGHSAGAALGGHMGVTPDSTPTSVSHQGHMSQDAGNGLYCTAMGSAQGSGMGYMTTAACSTGNMGDHQAQQNHMAQQDFPSFLLPPPPPPPSSATALHRPPMSKKGVNKDSLEYRLRRERNNIAVRKSRDKARRRIQLTQQRALQLQQENQRLTLLIDQLTHELDTLRHYLAQRPAPPLQRAKTEGDAC; this is encoded by the exons ATGATGATGTTCCAGAAGCAAGTTCACCCTTCTGGCCCCCAGTGCTCGGTCATCCAGGGCGGGTACACGTCTCCCACATCCCTCTCCTACTCTGTGCTGAGTCACGCGGGGGGGCATTCAGCTGGGGCAGCATTGGGGGGCCACATGGGGGTGACCCCCGACAGCACCCCCACCTCGGTCAGCCACCAAGGCCACATGAGCCAGGATGCGGGCAACGGGCTGTACTGCACCGCGATGGGCTCTGCTCAGGGCTCCGGGATGGGCTACATGACCACGGCTGCCTGCTCCACTGGCAACATGGGAGACCACCAGGCCCAGCAGAACCACATGGCACAACAG GACTTCCCCTCCTtcctcctgccccctcctcctcctcctccgtcctctGCCACGGCTCTCCACCGGCCGCCCATGTCCAAGAAGGGCGTGAACAAGGACAGCCTGGAGTACCGTCTGCGTCGGGAGCGCAACAACATCGCGGTGCGCAAGAGCCGGGACAAGGCGCGGCGTCGCATCCAGCTGACCCAGCAGCGGGCCCTGCAGCTGCAACAGGAGAACCAGCGGCTGACGCTGCTCATCGACCAGCTGACCCACGAGCTGGACACCCTGCGCCACTACCTGGCACAGAGGCCGGCGCCACCCCTGCAGCGCGCCAAGACTGAGGGGGACGCCTGCTGA
- the cebp1 gene encoding CCAAT/enhancer binding protein (C/EBP) 1 isoform X1, producing MMMFQKQVHPSGPQCSVIQGGYTSPTSLSYSVLSHAGGHSAGAALGGHMGVTPDSTPTSVSHQGHMSQDAGNGLYCTAMGSAQGSGMGYMTTAACSTGNMGDHQAQQNHMAQQQDFPSFLLPPPPPPPSSATALHRPPMSKKGVNKDSLEYRLRRERNNIAVRKSRDKARRRIQLTQQRALQLQQENQRLTLLIDQLTHELDTLRHYLAQRPAPPLQRAKTEGDAC from the exons ATGATGATGTTCCAGAAGCAAGTTCACCCTTCTGGCCCCCAGTGCTCGGTCATCCAGGGCGGGTACACGTCTCCCACATCCCTCTCCTACTCTGTGCTGAGTCACGCGGGGGGGCATTCAGCTGGGGCAGCATTGGGGGGCCACATGGGGGTGACCCCCGACAGCACCCCCACCTCGGTCAGCCACCAAGGCCACATGAGCCAGGATGCGGGCAACGGGCTGTACTGCACCGCGATGGGCTCTGCTCAGGGCTCCGGGATGGGCTACATGACCACGGCTGCCTGCTCCACTGGCAACATGGGAGACCACCAGGCCCAGCAGAACCACATGGCACAACAG CAGGACTTCCCCTCCTtcctcctgccccctcctcctcctcctccgtcctctGCCACGGCTCTCCACCGGCCGCCCATGTCCAAGAAGGGCGTGAACAAGGACAGCCTGGAGTACCGTCTGCGTCGGGAGCGCAACAACATCGCGGTGCGCAAGAGCCGGGACAAGGCGCGGCGTCGCATCCAGCTGACCCAGCAGCGGGCCCTGCAGCTGCAACAGGAGAACCAGCGGCTGACGCTGCTCATCGACCAGCTGACCCACGAGCTGGACACCCTGCGCCACTACCTGGCACAGAGGCCGGCGCCACCCCTGCAGCGCGCCAAGACTGAGGGGGACGCCTGCTGA